TAAATAGACGTAGAACCATCGCCGGCACTGGGTTTCAGCCGATCATGCCGCTCAAACCGCCGTCATTTCTGGCTTGAGTCTTTAACGTTTTGTTACGATAGCTGTGGCATTAGTTTTCAGCGCAGCACTCTCATGAAACACCCGTCTCAATTGCGTTTGGCGATGGCACAAATTAACGTCGTGGTCGGTGATATCGACGGAAACGCGCAAAAATGTCTGGAATGGATCGATCGGGCGCGCGCCGCCGACGCGGACATCGTGACGTTTCCCGAGCTGGCATTGACGGGTTATCCGCCCGAAGATCTTTTGCTGAAGCCGCAGTTCATCGACGCCAACCTCGCTGCGTTGGATAAAGTCGTCGGCCGAACACGAGATATTGCGGCCATCATCGGCTTCGTCGATCGCCGGGACGACATTTTCAATGCCGCTGCGATTGCGCAGAACGGGCAGCTCGTTACCACCTACCACAAGATTTACCTGCCGAATTACGGAGTGTTCGACGATTTCCGTTACTTTCAGCCGGGCAACGGCTGCCCTGTACTGCAGTTGGGACGCGTGACGATCGGCGTGAGTATTTGCGAGGACATCTGGTATCCCGACGGCCCGGTCTTTCAACAGGCAATTTCGGGAGGAGCGGAAGTCATTATCAATATTTCGTCGTCTCCCTATGACGCCGGGAAGCGCCGATGGCGCGAACGGATGCTGGCGACCCGCGCATCGGACAATACCGTCATTGTTGCCTACAACAATCTGGTCGGCGGGCAGGACGAACTGGTTTTCGACGGCGACAGCCTGGTTTTTGACGAAAACGGCGATCTGATCGCCCGCGGCAGGCAGTTCGAGGAAGACTTGATTCTCGTCGACCTCGATGTTGAATCTGTTTTTCGAAAGCGCCTTCACGATCCCCGAAGACGCCAGCAGAAATTCAGTGTGCCGAAGCCGCCGGAAGTGTTCTCCCTGGCGGCGCGATCGACCAAACACGGTCCAATGCCGCCTGCGCCACAACCGGAACCGCTTTCTGAAGACGCTGAAATTTATCGCGCACTCGTTGTCGGCACACGCGATTACGTCATCAAAAATGGCTTTAAGAAAGTGGTGCTCGGCCTGAGTGGCGGCATCGACTCTGCATTGACCGCATGCGTCGCCGTCGATGCCCTTGGAAGCGCCAATGTCGTTGGTGTGCTGATGCCCTCGGAGTTCTCATCGCGCGGAAGCATTGAGGATGCCGAGCAGCTCGGAAAGAATCTCGGCATCGAGCTTCTGACGATTCCGATCAGCGACGTTTTGCACTCCTTCACGACTGCACTGAAAGCAGGATTTAAAGGAGCGAAGCCGGACGTCACCGAAGAGAATATTCAGGCCAGAATCCGTGGCACTTATTTGATGGCATTGTCCAACAAGTTCGGCTGGCTGGTGTTGAGCACCGGTAACAAAAGCGAGATCAGTACAGGCTATTGCACTCTTTATGGGGATATGGCGGGCGGTTTCGCGCTGTTGAAGGACGTGATGAAGACCACGGTGTATCGATTGGCCGAATATTGCGGCCGCATCCCAAGGGCTACTATCGATAAGCCACCCTCCGCGGAATTGCGGCCGGACCAGCTCGACACCGACAGTTTGCCGCCGTACGAGGTGCTCGATCCGATTCTGAAGGCATACGTCGAAGACGATCGCAGTTTCTCGGAAATGATCGATATGGGTTTCGAGGAACAGTTGGTGCACCGCGTGATTCGCATGGTGGATACCAATGAATACAAACGCCGTCAGGCCGCGCCCGGAGTCAAAATCACGCGGCGCGCGTTCGGGCGCGACCGGCGAATGCCGATCACCAACAGGTTCAGATAACACAATGGATAAGCCGTTTGCGATTCTCGAGCAATGGGTGAAAGAGGGCCGAATCCATCTGTCGGCGGAGCCGGCACGCCTGACGGTTGAAGAAGAGCTGCGCGATTTCCCGTCCGATATGCCCGCTGGAATGTCGGATTCGGAACTGTTCGAATTTGCGATGAAGGACGTCAAGTCGCTTGGCTGGAGCGCGGTGCCGCTTCACGCCAGACCGCCGGTTGAAATCCAGGGGCAGGACGAGGAGAAGGAAGCGTTATGGGTGCTCGAGCAGTTTTTGCGGAGCGGCAACGACGATTTCGAGAACTCCGGTGAATACATCGAAGGGTCCGTCCAGCCACAAGGCCGCCTCTACTTGCACGATCTACGTTCGGGCCGGTTCTCCGTCCAGGCGCACCTGGACCTCCATGGCTTGAATCAGCAGGAAGCGCGGTTTGTTCTCGAAGAATTTCTGTTCGAAGCGGTCCGCAGAGGATTCACCTGCGTCCGGGTGATCCATGGCCGCGGCCGGCATTCCGAAAAAGACCAGCCGGTCCTGAAGGAGAATATTCAGCGCTGGCTTTGCACCCGGCGGATGAGCCGCCGCGTCGTCGCTTACACTTCCGCCCGCCGCTGCGATGGCGGCGGCGGTGCCGTCTATGTGCTTTTGAGGAAGTGAACGCGATCCGCAGGCGCGCATAAAGACGACAGAAAGTGCGAGCGCGTTCCAAGATCGTTATTGCGGCGGCGGCACACCACAACAACTCGCGCACCCTGCTGCACCATCGACTCCAGTTCGGTCTTAATGCGCCCGAGCATATGCGCGGCCTCGCGTGTCTGGATGGACGCGTCGTATAAAGGTTCAAGTAAATCCGCCAGGACAATGGCGTTGGGATGAGAATGTTTCAACGACGCCACTGCGGCCTCGTCGATCTCGTCATCACAGACATACACAATCAACTGGCCCGTTTGTACTGCTGTTGCGATCATTTCTTCATCACGCGAAGCACGCCCATCACCTTGCCGATGACTTTGAACGTTGCCGCCTCGCTCCTTTCGATTTCGATGGGACGATATGCAGGGTTTTCGGCTTTCAGGGATATCCGGTCGCCCGTCATGTAGAACCGTTTGACAGTCGCCTCTTCACCGATGAGAGCGACAACAATCTCACCATTCAACGCAGTGTCCTGAGGATGCACAAGAACATAATCCCCATCCAAAATATGAGCGCCTTCCATGCTGTTGCCCTGAACCTTCAGCAGGAAGGCGCCCGCTGGAGCCCAGTCTTTTGGGAGTTGGATTATGTCTTCGATGTTTTCCTGTGCCAGCAAAGGCGGTCCGGCAGCAACCCGTCCCAACACTGGAACCGTCAGGCCTTCTGCGGATTGCTGGCGCGAGGACGCTGGAACGGAGAGCGAACGCGATTGATATCGCTTTTTTTGGAGGAAGCCCTTCCGTTCCAGCGCCGAAAGATGATCCTGGACCGTCCCAGGATAAATCTCGAAGTGCCGCGCAATTTCCCGGATCGACGGTGGATAGCCGTTATCTTTCAAATGGTTATCGATGAAATCCAGAATTGCCTGCTGTTTGTCTGTCAGCATGCCGGAGTTTATACCGTACATATGTACGGTATGTCAACATGCGTCTAAGCAAGCCAACTTGAACAGAGCTTTTGTGCAAAGCCCTTGCTCGCAAAGTGACACCATCTTAGTGTGCGTTCAGGAGGGCGCCTTGGAACGCGAGCGAGGCGTCGCTTTGATCCTGGCGTTGCTGGTGCTTTCGTTCCTCACGATTCTCGGCAGTGCTCTTCTGACGACGTCGACCATCGACATCTGGATCAGCGACAACTACAAAACTTCGACTGAAAATCTCTATATCGCCGAGGCGGGAATCGATAACGCTCGCCAGCTGTTGCGGACCTCGAATCTTTCGGCTTCTCAACTGCTGGCTGCGGCCGCGGGCCCGGATCATCAACTGTCAACTGCGACCGACCTCGCCACGTTGCTGGCGAGCGACGATCTGCCGCTGATTCCGTCCGATCCATCCATGCGATCCAGCGGCCAGCCGCTTCTGAACAGCTCCGGAGAGATTACCGGCTATTACTACGTCTGGCTGCGTAACGATAACGCGGACGGTACAGCTTCAACATTCGACACCAATCAAACGCTCACACTCATCAGCACCGCCTCGAACTGGGGACTGCACAAAGTGATCGAAACGACGGTGCAGAAGGGCGGCTTTCCGGACAATGCGAACGATTCCCGGATGCAATCGGCTGCCGGCCTGCAGAGCTTCGCGGCCGGCATCACCAGGCATGCGACGGACCTCTATTCCACAACGTCGATCACCGACTACGGCAGCGCCGCCCAATATAAGATTGCAGTCGTGAACGGAAACACAACCCTGGGGCCCGGCACGGGTTACGGAATTCTGCTTTGTCAGGGCGACTTGAACGTCGCCGGCAACTTCACCTGGAACGGTCTTATTCTGGTGATTGGGACGGGTAACGTGCATTGGAACGGATTTACCGGAACGGTCAATGGTGGTTTGTTCAACGGAGGGGTGTATAACGTGACCGACGCAGGACAGATCAGGCTGGCGAATCAACCGTTTCCCTACACTCCGATCGCGATTCAGGAAAGATGAAGAGGGAGCCACGAGAAGCACAAAAGGCACATGCGCATCTTGTGCCTTTTGTGGTTTCTGCTTATGCCTTGGCTTCGCGAGCTCTGCCGTTTGCTGCGGGATCTTCGAAGAGATACTTGACGCGGTTCTTGTAAATGAAGAGGTTCGGCTGCGTGTCGCGAGTGATCCGGATGATGTCTTTATCGTAGTACTCGATCCAGCCCCGCACCTCCTCGCCGTCGATCAGCTTCACGACGACGGATGTGCGGCTTTTCGAGAGCCGATCGATGTATTCGGCCTCGCGGTAAGTCTGCTCCGGAGCCGCTTGCCGCCGGTCGCGCCGGCTGGTGTATTCATGGGGTGTACGTATTGCCATGCCCCGCAGTATTCAGTTTTCGATGTTAAGATTCAAGAGTGAAGATTGAGGCACTTTTGTTCGATCTGGGTAAGGTCTTGATCGACTTCAACTTCGAGACAGGCGTTCAGGCTCTGCATGGTGCCTGCTCGATTTCCCGCGGCCGGTTTGAGGAAGTTTTATGGGATGAAACCTGGATCCAGCGCTACGAAAGGGGCGAGATCTCCACCGCCGAATTCCACACTTACCTGCGTGAGACCGCAGCCCTCGAAATGGATCTTCAGGGCTTTTGCAATGTCTGGTCGTCGGTATTTCTGCCCGGTTTGCTGGTCTCCGAAAAGCTCCTGGCTACTCTGAAAAGCAGATATCCCCTCATTCTGGTTTCCAATACGAATGAGGCGCACTTCGAATTCGTCCGCACTCACTATCCTGCCGTCGACTATTTCGAGCAGCACATTTTGTCGTATGAGGTTGGTTCTCTGAAGCCCGATCGCAAGATCTTCGAACAGGCTATCCGTGTTTCAGGGTGCCGTCCGGAGGCTCTTTTTTTCACGGACGACCGGGAAGAGAACATCCTGGCGGCGCGGGAACTGGGCATCCACGCGCACCAGTTCAAGACCGAGGCTCTGCTGATCGCAGCGTTGCAGGCCGCGGACGTCGAGATGGCGCATACGTAAAACCTTTTTAACGTCTGGAAGTTTTGTCTGATTTCCAAGTAGAATGGGACCGCTTGCCGTTCCAAAACTGAATTTAAGAGGCAAAAAGGTCGGCCAGATGTCCCGCTAAGGAACGTCTAACCTCGAGTTAATGAGCATTTTTGAGTTTTTCTTCAAATACAAACCCATCATTTACGAAAAGGGGCATCTCGCATTTCAACTGCTGGGTTCCCGTTGGCTGTTTCTTTTCTTCATCGTCGCGGCCGCTGCAGGCGCCTGGTTCGCATACCGGGCTGTGGCGCAGGATAAGTACTCCATCGGCCCCGTTGCGCTCAGAGCGTTCACCTTCACGGTCCTGGCTTTCATTTTCCTGCGGCCGGTCCTGAATATCTCCACGGTTCTGCCGCAAGAGAGCTACCTGGCTGTCGTGATCGACAATTCGGAAAGCATGAAGATCAAGGACGACGGCAAGGTTGCCCGGTCGGAAGAGTTGCAGAAGCAACTCGAGACGACAAACTTCATGAAGCGGTTGAACGACAAATTCAAGACCCGGGTCTATCGATTCGATGCGACGGCAGAGCGCATCGATCGTCCCGATCAAGTGAACTTCTCCGGTAAGCGGACCCGGCTCGAATCGGCTACCGATCTTTTACAGCAGGAACTGGGGACGGTTCCCCTATCCGGTGTCGTTCTGATTACGGACGGCGGGGACAATGCTTCGAAACAGTGGACCGAATCGCTGTCCAAACTCGAATCCAGGCATATCCCGTTCTACACCGTCGGTGTCGGTTCGGAGAACATTACGCGCGACGCGGAAATCGTGAAAGTGTCGGCGCCCCGATCCACACTCAAGGAATCCTCCGCAGCGGTGGACGTGTCGTATCGAAGCCACGGCTTCTCCGGGCGCAAGGCCACCATGTATGTTCGTGAGAACGGCGTTCTGCTCAAGACACAGCAGGTCACGCTGCCTCCGGACGGTGAGATTTCGGAAGCGACCATCGATCTGCCTGTGAAAAACGAAGGCGTCCGCCTTTTCTCGTTCTCGCTCGAGGAACCCGACGACCGCATTCCGGAAAACAACACGCTCAATGCGCTGGTGGAAATCAAGAACGATCATCCTCAGATCCTTTACATCGAAGGGGAGCCGCGCTGGGAATTCCGATACATCCGCCGCGCGCTGCAGGACGATCCGAATATCCGTCTGGTGACGTTGTTGCGGTCATCGCAGAACAAGTTCTACCGCCAGGGCCTCGACAAAGAAGAAACGCTCGCCGAGGGTTTTCCCAAGAAGAAGGAAGAACTGTTCGCATACAAAGGCCTGATCTTCGGCAGTATCGAATCGACCTTCTTCAGCCAGGAACAGCTGAAAATGGTGGTTGATTTCGTCAGCAACCGCGGCGGCGGCTTCATGATGCTGGGTGGCCGCAACTCCTACTCGGGTGGACATTATGAGAACAGTCCGATTGCGGACATCCTGCCCGTCCAGCTGGCCGCCGGCGACCGTACGCCTGTGGTCGGCCCGGTGAAGATGGTCGTTACCGATTACGGACGAACGAATCCGCTCATGAGGTTATCGCCCGACGCCAATGGGAACGTCGTTAAAGACTGGGCGGACCTGCCGCCGGTCAATGATTACAACAAGACTTTGGATGCCAAAGTCGGCGGAATCGTGCTGGCCCGGGGACAAGCCGCGCAGAAGGGCGGCGCGGACCCGATTCTTCTGGCGTATCAGCGCTACGGCCGCGGCCGCACCATGGCTCTGACGACAGGCAGCACCTGGCATTGGCAAATGGGGATGGATTCCAAGGATCAGACGCACGAGATGTTCTGGAAGCAGACTCTGCGCTGGCTGGTCAGCAACTCTCCGGACCCGGTGATGATCACGTCGGACAAAGACACCTATCTCCCCGGCGAGACTGTCCGCCTGAGCGCCGACATTTCGAACAAGAATTTCGAGCGCATGAACAATGCGAAGGTCGTTGCCAAAGTCACCAATCCGGACGGACTTTCCCAGACCATTCCGCTCGATTGGAATGGAGCGGCGGAAGGAACTTATCAGGCGGAGTTCAACGCGACGGGCGCCGGCGTGTACTCCATCGACGTTGAAGCCGCTCAAGGATCCGAGAATCTCGGCAGTAACCACTCCGCCTTCCAGGTTCAGGACCGGCCCGTGGAATTCTATAACCCCGCTCTCGACACACGGCTTCTTCAATCCGTCGCAACATCGACCGGCGGCAAGTATTACCCTCTTTCCAAAATGGGCGACATTCCGGACGATGCTCAGTACTTCGACGGTCAGTCGTCTTTCATCGAACAAAAAGAATTGTGGGATGTGCCGATCCTCTTCATGCTTCTTTGTCTCAGCCTCGGCGCCGAGTGGTTCTGGAGAAAGAGAAAAGGACTCGCATGAGGCATAGAGTTCTGTCTGTCTGCGCTCTGCTGCTGCTGCTTCTCATTGCATTGCCGGCAGCTGCCTTCGCCGAGTCGAGCGCTCTGATTCTCCAGGGTGTCGCGGGCAGTCCGGAACACGAAGCGAAGTTTGCCAAGTGGACGGTGGGGACCCAGAAAGCACTGATCGACAAGTTCGGCTTCTCTCAAAACCGCGTCATCGTCCTCGTCGATAAGCAGACAGCGCAGGCCGAGATTCAGAAGGCGTTCGTCACACTGAAGCAGCAGCTCAAGCCCGGGGACAGCTTCTTCCTGTTCATGATCGGTCATGGCAGCGCCGAAGACGGCGTCTACAAGTTCAATATCTTCGGGCCGGATTATACCGCCGACGATTACAACAAGCTGCTCGCGACTCTCAATGTCGGCCGGACTGTGATCGTTGCGGCGACGCCGTCGAGCGGCGCTGCGCTTGAGAAGTTTGCCGGCAAGAACCGCGTCGTGGTCACGGCTACCCGGAGCGGCCAGGAAGAGAACGATATCGTTTTCTACGATTACTTCCTCGAAGCGCTTCAGGGCACCGCCGCCGATGAAGACAAGGACCAGAAAGTCTCCGTCTGGGAAGCATTCAAATACGCGGTCAACGGTACGGATCGTTTCTATAAGGATGAAGGCCGCCTGTCCACCGAACATCCACAGATCGACGACAACGGAACCGAAAAGACCGACGCGAAGGCCAAAGAGCCGCCTATGCTCGCGCGGTCGACAAGCTTCGTTGTGGATCGTCCGCTCGTGTCGAGCGATCCGAAGATGCAGGCCCTGTTGAATGAGCGGAAGGAGATCGAGCAGAAGATCGATCAGCTCCGCATCGACAAAAACTCCGTGCCAGCCGCCGACTTCGACAAGCAGATGGAAGATCTGCTGGTCCAGCTGGCGCTCAAGAACCAGGACATCAAGCAGCAGGAGGCCAAGAAGTGAGAAAGTCCCTTCTTTCTCTGGTTCTTCTGCCGTTCCTTCTGTTGAGTTGCGGAGCGCTCTGGCAATCGGAAAAGAAGGGGCCGGTCGAACTCGCGCGGACAGGTATGTACAAGGATGCCGCGGCCGAGCTCGAACCGATGGTGGCGAGCGGCAATTTCGATCCCGTCGTCGTCGAGAGTCTTTATTACTCCTGGATCCGCACCGGCGATTACACCAAGGCGCGGGAAAAGTTCGACGTCTGGGCCAGGTCCAATCCGAATGCGGGTCCTGTCCAGCTTGCCGCGGCGCGGGCCAACCGGCTGGCCGGCAACTACGACCAGGCTCTCACTCATCTGGATCCGATTTTGAATTTTTCGAACGTCGGCGTCGCTGCGCAGTATGAGAAGGCTGCGGTACTCGATGAGAGCGGGAAGCACGACGAGGCCTTCGCTCTGTACAAGAAGCTGTATGACAACTTCGCGAACGGGATCATCCGTGCGACGAGCGACGAGCTGCCGGTCGTTCGTGCGATGTGGGGGCTCGGCGGCAGTAACAACTTTCACGATGCGAACGATCTGCTCGGGATCATCACAAAGTCAGATCCCCGCAATGCGGAAGCGTTTGTCGCCTGGGGCGATCTGCTGGCCGAGAAGTACAACGAGCCGGAAGCGATCGCGAGCTATCGGGACGCGCTGAAGATCGACCCGAATATGCCCGAGGCACACCTCGGCCTCGCGAAGACGCTCGCCAGCACCGCGCCCGACAAGGCCAGCGCCGAGCTTGAAACCGCGATGACGACAAATCCGAACCTGATCGGCGGGCATCTTCTCATCGCCCAACAGCAGATCGACACTGAGAAATACGACAAAGCCAAGCAAGAGATCGGGAAAGTGCTCGCGGTCAATCCGAAGTCGGCGGAGGCCTTGAGTCTGCTGGCGTCCATCGCGTTCTTCCAGAACAATACTGCCGACTTCAATATGTACGTGAAGCAGGTGCTGGACACGAATGCGCACTACAGCAAACTTTACGATCTGCTTGCTTTAAGCTGCGAGCACCTGCGGCTCTATAAGGAAACCGTCGATTTTGCGCGTGAAGCCTTGAAGCTCAATCCTCAGGATTGGGATGCGATGGGCACTCTCGGCATCAATCTGGTTCGCATCGGTCAGGAAGAATCCGGGCGCCAAGCGCTCGATCAGGCGTTCAAGGGCGACTCCTTCATCACGTCCGTATACAACACCCTCGATGTTCTGGATAAGCTTGACCACCATTTCACGAAGTTCGATACGCCTCATTTCAGAGTGAAGCTTTACGAAAGCGAAGTCGCAGCGCTGAGACCCTATGTCTCGGATCTCCTGGAACGGGCCTACGATACGTTGAGCGAAAAGTACGGCTACAAGCCGGCAGTTCCCGTCAATTTCGAGATGTATCACGACCACAATGACTTCGAGGTCCGGACATTCGGGGAGACCGGCTTCGACGCTCTCGGCGTTTCCTTCGGCCGGCTTTTCATTATGGATTCGCCGACCGCGCGGAAGCCCGACACATTTAACTGGGGTAGTACCCTGTGGCACGAATTCACCCATGTCATCACGCTCGAGATGACCGACCACAAGGTCCCCAAGTGGCTGTCCGAAGGGCTGTCGGTGTATGAGGAGCGCAAAGGTTTCCCCGGCTGGGGCGACCGCATGAAGTTCGATTATCTTCAGGCGATCAAGGCAAAAAAGCTTTTGCCGGTCGAAGAAATGAACGACGGCTTCCTGCATCCGACCTATCCGCAGCAGGTTTTCGTTTCATACTACGAAGCCTCGATCATCTGCGATTACATCGAAGAAAAGTACGGCTTCCCGGCCATCAAGAAACTGCTCCTCCTTTATAAGGACGGCAAAACCACTCCCGACGCATTTCAGGGCGCGCTGGGCGTGGCGCTTCCCGAGTTTGATACCGGGTTCTTTGCATGGGTCGACGGCAAGGTGAAGGACATCGACGTCAAAACCTTCACCGACCTGATGAATTCGGGCCAGGAAGCGGTGGTCAAGGGGGATACGGACAAGGCCATTGAAATCCTGAATAAAACCGTTCAGATGTATCCCGAGTACACCGAAGATCACAATGCCTATGAGCCGCTCGCCGAGGAGTATTTGAAAAAAGGCGACAAGAAAGCTGCCATCGATATCCTGAAAAAGTACGTCGGATATTCAGATACGGCATTTAAAGGAAACATGAAACTCGCCGGCCTGCTGATGGAATCGGGTGATATGGCCGGAGCGCGACAGGCATTTGAAGGCGCGCTCTACATTCGCCCGATGGATCTGGAAGAACATCAGAAGTTTGGCGATCTTTTATTGACTCAGAAGCAATACGGTCCAGCCGTTCGTGAGTTTGAAGCGCTGATTGCATTGAACGCGCCCGATAAAGCAGGAACGTATACGAAGTTGGGGGAATCGGACTTTGGCAAAGGCGACCGTCCATCGGCCAAGGCCAATGTCATGAAAGCTCTCGAGATCGCGCCGTCATACGAGCCTGCTCTCGAATTGTTATTAAAAGTGAGGTAATTGTGGAACTCAG
The sequence above is a segment of the Terriglobia bacterium genome. Coding sequences within it:
- a CDS encoding NAD+ synthase — protein: MKHPSQLRLAMAQINVVVGDIDGNAQKCLEWIDRARAADADIVTFPELALTGYPPEDLLLKPQFIDANLAALDKVVGRTRDIAAIIGFVDRRDDIFNAAAIAQNGQLVTTYHKIYLPNYGVFDDFRYFQPGNGCPVLQLGRVTIGVSICEDIWYPDGPVFQQAISGGAEVIINISSSPYDAGKRRWRERMLATRASDNTVIVAYNNLVGGQDELVFDGDSLVFDENGDLIARGRQFEEDLILVDLDVESVFRKRLHDPRRRQQKFSVPKPPEVFSLAARSTKHGPMPPAPQPEPLSEDAEIYRALVVGTRDYVIKNGFKKVVLGLSGGIDSALTACVAVDALGSANVVGVLMPSEFSSRGSIEDAEQLGKNLGIELLTIPISDVLHSFTTALKAGFKGAKPDVTEENIQARIRGTYLMALSNKFGWLVLSTGNKSEISTGYCTLYGDMAGGFALLKDVMKTTVYRLAEYCGRIPRATIDKPPSAELRPDQLDTDSLPPYEVLDPILKAYVEDDRSFSEMIDMGFEEQLVHRVIRMVDTNEYKRRQAAPGVKITRRAFGRDRRMPITNRFR
- a CDS encoding Smr/MutS family protein — protein: MDKPFAILEQWVKEGRIHLSAEPARLTVEEELRDFPSDMPAGMSDSELFEFAMKDVKSLGWSAVPLHARPPVEIQGQDEEKEALWVLEQFLRSGNDDFENSGEYIEGSVQPQGRLYLHDLRSGRFSVQAHLDLHGLNQQEARFVLEEFLFEAVRRGFTCVRVIHGRGRHSEKDQPVLKENIQRWLCTRRMSRRVVAYTSARRCDGGGGAVYVLLRK
- the lexA gene encoding transcriptional repressor LexA; protein product: MLTDKQQAILDFIDNHLKDNGYPPSIREIARHFEIYPGTVQDHLSALERKGFLQKKRYQSRSLSVPASSRQQSAEGLTVPVLGRVAAGPPLLAQENIEDIIQLPKDWAPAGAFLLKVQGNSMEGAHILDGDYVLVHPQDTALNGEIVVALIGEEATVKRFYMTGDRISLKAENPAYRPIEIERSEAATFKVIGKVMGVLRVMKK
- a CDS encoding PilX N-terminal domain-containing pilus assembly protein produces the protein MERERGVALILALLVLSFLTILGSALLTTSTIDIWISDNYKTSTENLYIAEAGIDNARQLLRTSNLSASQLLAAAAGPDHQLSTATDLATLLASDDLPLIPSDPSMRSSGQPLLNSSGEITGYYYVWLRNDNADGTASTFDTNQTLTLISTASNWGLHKVIETTVQKGGFPDNANDSRMQSAAGLQSFAAGITRHATDLYSTTSITDYGSAAQYKIAVVNGNTTLGPGTGYGILLCQGDLNVAGNFTWNGLILVIGTGNVHWNGFTGTVNGGLFNGGVYNVTDAGQIRLANQPFPYTPIAIQER
- a CDS encoding Sm ribonucleo-like protein; the encoded protein is MAIRTPHEYTSRRDRRQAAPEQTYREAEYIDRLSKSRTSVVVKLIDGEEVRGWIEYYDKDIIRITRDTQPNLFIYKNRVKYLFEDPAANGRAREAKA
- a CDS encoding HAD family phosphatase, which encodes MKIEALLFDLGKVLIDFNFETGVQALHGACSISRGRFEEVLWDETWIQRYERGEISTAEFHTYLRETAALEMDLQGFCNVWSSVFLPGLLVSEKLLATLKSRYPLILVSNTNEAHFEFVRTHYPAVDYFEQHILSYEVGSLKPDRKIFEQAIRVSGCRPEALFFTDDREENILAARELGIHAHQFKTEALLIAALQAADVEMAHT
- a CDS encoding glutamine amidotransferase, encoding MSIFEFFFKYKPIIYEKGHLAFQLLGSRWLFLFFIVAAAAGAWFAYRAVAQDKYSIGPVALRAFTFTVLAFIFLRPVLNISTVLPQESYLAVVIDNSESMKIKDDGKVARSEELQKQLETTNFMKRLNDKFKTRVYRFDATAERIDRPDQVNFSGKRTRLESATDLLQQELGTVPLSGVVLITDGGDNASKQWTESLSKLESRHIPFYTVGVGSENITRDAEIVKVSAPRSTLKESSAAVDVSYRSHGFSGRKATMYVRENGVLLKTQQVTLPPDGEISEATIDLPVKNEGVRLFSFSLEEPDDRIPENNTLNALVEIKNDHPQILYIEGEPRWEFRYIRRALQDDPNIRLVTLLRSSQNKFYRQGLDKEETLAEGFPKKKEELFAYKGLIFGSIESTFFSQEQLKMVVDFVSNRGGGFMMLGGRNSYSGGHYENSPIADILPVQLAAGDRTPVVGPVKMVVTDYGRTNPLMRLSPDANGNVVKDWADLPPVNDYNKTLDAKVGGIVLARGQAAQKGGADPILLAYQRYGRGRTMALTTGSTWHWQMGMDSKDQTHEMFWKQTLRWLVSNSPDPVMITSDKDTYLPGETVRLSADISNKNFERMNNAKVVAKVTNPDGLSQTIPLDWNGAAEGTYQAEFNATGAGVYSIDVEAAQGSENLGSNHSAFQVQDRPVEFYNPALDTRLLQSVATSTGGKYYPLSKMGDIPDDAQYFDGQSSFIEQKELWDVPILFMLLCLSLGAEWFWRKRKGLA
- a CDS encoding tetratricopeptide repeat protein translates to MRKSLLSLVLLPFLLLSCGALWQSEKKGPVELARTGMYKDAAAELEPMVASGNFDPVVVESLYYSWIRTGDYTKAREKFDVWARSNPNAGPVQLAAARANRLAGNYDQALTHLDPILNFSNVGVAAQYEKAAVLDESGKHDEAFALYKKLYDNFANGIIRATSDELPVVRAMWGLGGSNNFHDANDLLGIITKSDPRNAEAFVAWGDLLAEKYNEPEAIASYRDALKIDPNMPEAHLGLAKTLASTAPDKASAELETAMTTNPNLIGGHLLIAQQQIDTEKYDKAKQEIGKVLAVNPKSAEALSLLASIAFFQNNTADFNMYVKQVLDTNAHYSKLYDLLALSCEHLRLYKETVDFAREALKLNPQDWDAMGTLGINLVRIGQEESGRQALDQAFKGDSFITSVYNTLDVLDKLDHHFTKFDTPHFRVKLYESEVAALRPYVSDLLERAYDTLSEKYGYKPAVPVNFEMYHDHNDFEVRTFGETGFDALGVSFGRLFIMDSPTARKPDTFNWGSTLWHEFTHVITLEMTDHKVPKWLSEGLSVYEERKGFPGWGDRMKFDYLQAIKAKKLLPVEEMNDGFLHPTYPQQVFVSYYEASIICDYIEEKYGFPAIKKLLLLYKDGKTTPDAFQGALGVALPEFDTGFFAWVDGKVKDIDVKTFTDLMNSGQEAVVKGDTDKAIEILNKTVQMYPEYTEDHNAYEPLAEEYLKKGDKKAAIDILKKYVGYSDTAFKGNMKLAGLLMESGDMAGARQAFEGALYIRPMDLEEHQKFGDLLLTQKQYGPAVREFEALIALNAPDKAGTYTKLGESDFGKGDRPSAKANVMKALEIAPSYEPALELLLKVR